In Lolium rigidum isolate FL_2022 chromosome 3, APGP_CSIRO_Lrig_0.1, whole genome shotgun sequence, the genomic window TCTCTAAATAGTCTGGTGCTTCATACCtctcaaaaaataaaatgcataatTCAAACGTTAGGCCATCATATTTTCATTAGGGGTCTCTCCGGCCACCTTTACGTTcgttccatgggaatgaaacctaTCGATATTCGATACAACTCATAAAATTGGTTGATCCTCAAATCACTTATCGTGAACACCAGAACCCACTTAATGTGAAAATGTCCTTCGCTTATGcacgaacaaaatcaacaagtgaTGTGATTGTATTGACGTTCGAGTGGTCTTGGCCCTTAAATTCATTGTGTTTCGGACAATTAACCAAGGTTTTCAGTATTGAGATACTAGGTGGTATCGTTTTTTCCGTCAACAGTATCATATCGTAGGATTATATCGTAGTATCACGATactatgggatttctatttttcttcAAAATACAATTGATTTGTATATTAAATAAAATATTCACCTAGCATATTTTCCTAGGAAAAAACACAGTGGTATGTTATATTGTTCTCGTAAGGGGGTGGTATATCATATTCTAGACTTGAAAAATTGCAGCTCAACACCAAAAGAGGGATCGAGAGGTGGTAAATAGTATATTTAGTCCACAACAAGAAACCAGCATCGGCGAGTCCCCAGCTCGATTTCACGACGAGGAGAATCGGCTCTGGCGTTAATCTTTTATTCCCGGCGAAGTTTAGACCAAATAGCGATGAATTTGGAGCTCCCTCCACCGTGGAACTCGCCGGAAGTTTGAAGCTGGTGAGAAAGCAAGGGAAAGCGGCGCAAGCGGCGCACGAGTAGGCGGCCTGGCAAGAGGCGGGCGGGTGTACATACAAGAGATCTTCAATTGGAAATCTTCAGAGGGGTTTTCcctaatccacaaagggataatatgGAGAAGCTAAGTTTCGTCTCAATTCATCTCTTGGGTTTCTAGGTGGGAAGGGGGTACTATATAGGGAACCAAAAGGTAAAGATAACACGGTGCGGGGCACTCCTGCCGGTGCCGGCTTGGGCGTCGGTCCAGTTCGGCAAGTGTTTCCGCACGCCGGTTCGTGCATTGGTCGGGTTCGGCATGGaggcccggcggcgccggtttatGCGTTGGCTTCACCAActcttcttccgtctcctcttccatgTCTCCGTGATCTCGGACTTGAGTCCTCGAGCATATGTGGCATCCTTCCTTCCCTCTCGTACTTGTTGATGGGTTCCTATCATAGACATATGATGTCTCCCTATCATAGACATTTGATccctaaaccctagttccaaATGGAGTTTACTCTCACAGAGAATATTTGTAGATAACAATGAAGGTTTCAGAAAAGATTCCCACAAGTTTCCAAAACACAACCGCTCTCTAAATAGTCTGGTGCTTCATACCtctcaaaaaataaaatgcataaatCAAACGTTAGGCCATCATACTTTCATTAGGGGTCTCTCCGGCCACCTTTACGTTcgttccatgggaatgaaacctaTCGATATTCGATACAACTCATAAAATTGGTTGGTCCTCAAATCACTTATCGTGAACACCAGAACCCACTTAATGTGAAAATGTCCTTCGCTTATGcacgaacaaaatcaacaagtgaTGTGATTGTATTGACGTTCGAGTGGTCTTGGCCCTTAAATTCATTGTGTTTCGGACAATTAACCAAGGTTTTCGGTATTGAGATACTAGGTGGTATCGTTTTTTCCGTCAACAGTATCATATCGTAGGATTATATCGTAGTATCACGATactatgggatttctatttttcttcAAAATACAATTGATTTGTATATTAAATAAAATATTCACCTAGCATATTTTCCTAGGAAAAAAACATAGTGGTATGTTATATTGTTCTCGTAAGGGGGTGGTATATCATATTCTAGACTTGAAAAATTGCAGCTCAACACCAAAAGAGGGATCGAGAGGTGGTAAATAGTATATTTAGTCCACAACAAGAAACCAGCGAAACAGTTAGTGCAGTGATGTTAGCATGTTAACTAATTCTTTCAGTAATTTTAACTGATGTGTGGTATCGCTTGTCCTAGAAATATCGGAATACTACCGATTTAAGGCATGGTATCTTGCTCTAAAAACAATACCATCAGATCGGGATACACAGTGAGATAGGTATTGTTTCAATTCAATAGGATCTTAGTATATCGTAAGATATTAGGATCTGTATCATGAGACACAACCATGCAATTAACTGggcaaaaaaagttaaaaaaaatgaAGACGGAGGCTAAAAATAGTTGTACATAAAGAAGATAAAACATGGTCGGCAAGCCATTATCACCATAGgtgtctcgctgtcgacgggaacgtcgcctcccactgaatgaatattccgcctttataaaacacacatatgtcaaacctggggtttgaactctggtgggttgggggtacaaccaccctcctaaccacccaacctaagGTTGGTTctgttaaatgtagatgggctgcagcccagtaaggcagcccatgtaatctacaattcctgaaatctcaaggcccatcacgttggcagcttgggacagccttgaggGACAaattttagtcccacattgctagttgggagtgagttggagtggtatataagggctgttgttctagtcctttcaagtgagtgagaatagaaggagccctcgcgcactcctcctcctccgcccgccccggctCGGTacagcacgtcgcgtttcgtgactcgagttcgagttcgagacacactcaaagaAGCCTaatttttttgcttggtgcatcaactgagttgggtacgtgtcgacctgcatgtgcatgctcgccgcgtgtccctggcttcctacgcgtggcaacgcggtcgggtcggctctcctctcaggctatacaaggagacagatcagatctggagaataCAGCTCTCAGAACTCTCCAGTCCATCTCTctcacgaagttccttttgctgcgctagtctctagtcttccccatcccggcgactgcgtgcacagccgtccgggagagcaggcctccgaaaccccgtccgttgagatcctgcatcgggagacgggcgataaggtttttggggagcgtctcggcgtgactgctcgctgctgttcgtgttCTTCTTTgccggttcgactgcttcatTGACGACTTcggctacaccatgggcgacatcaacaatacccatggtggtggtggtgctgctggtgcgaccttcccagtcgcgatgtacgtgtttttcctctcctaccttgcactgctacttgttccatgttcaaatctgatgcatgtgcttagtctgatgtgtgtggttaagtatgcttgtgcatctataATGTTGCTttaggtaattaaactcacatggaaattgcctaataatctaaccatccaaaaaccttatatgcttaggcaattttcaccgtctggttttgctgttgcactcaaaccgagcccgtttacgggttctcatttcaagagatggcagaataataccctcttgtggctcacttctatgggcgtgcaccgagttgcggaaggtactcccagaggtccgcttactcctgaagaggataaagcgttcggggatgccaccgtaatctttttgGGTGCCGTCCTaaatgtgcttggagacaagttggttgatgcttatctgcacatccgaaatgggaagaaacggtgggatgcactggacgctaagtttggtgctgccgatgccggaggtgaactgtatgctatggagcagttcaatgtctacagaatggttgagaaccgatctgtagtagaacaggctcatgagatacagatcatggcaaaggaacttgagctcctcaagtgtgtgctaccagaCAAGttcgtcgcgggatgcattgtcgctaagcttcccccttcatggaggaactttgccacttctctgaaacatcagaggtatgagttctctgttgagaatatcatgggctctctagatgttgaggagaaggcgatggcaaaagacaaacacactggaggaaccgagggacgttctactgccaatatggtgcagaaaaattcccacaagtccaagggaaagaacaagggagtctcccagactaccaacttcaagaagaaggggaaaacggagaagaaatatTCTTGCTGGGTTTGTGGCGAGACAAGCCGCTAATcgctgtccacaacgcaaaggaaagaaaggtcaggctggatagaactcaaattctgtcagcatggtcattggcaacacagaggaaggaaatacagggtatggtaatatattacctactgttctttcagtgtttcagcccacggaatggtgggttgatgcaggtgctaatgtttatgtgtgtgctgacatctccatgtttacctcttatcaggcccgaggttcctcagtaatgatggggaatgggttacatgctactgttcgtggtgttggcacggtagatctgaagtttacttcggggaagatcatgcaactgaagaacgtgctgcatgtcccttctatcaagaagaatctcgttagtggctcccgtcttatgaaagatgggtttaagttggtgtttgagtccaataaatttgtactgtctaagtatggaacttttgttggaaagggctatgaatgtgagggaatgtttcgcttctctctagaagacttcgtgataatgttgtgaaccatgtaagcactagtgttaatgaaactaatgtttggcattcacgactttgtcatgttaatttcggttgtatgacgcggcttgctgatatgagtttaattccgaaattcacctttgtcaaaggctctaagtgtcattcttgtgtgcaagcaaagcagtcccgcaagcctcacaagcctgcgaaggaaagaaacttggcaccactagagctcatacattcagatctatgtgagatgaatggtgagttgacaagaggtggaaagaaatatttcatgactttgattgatgattccactaagtacgtactgttatgtgtatctcctgaaagttaaagatgaggctcttgatttctttaaaatctatgagGCTGAAGctgagaatcaacttgaaaaaaagataaaaaagggttcggtccgatcgtggtggagagtacttttctaacgagttcaatttattctgtgcggaacatggtataatacaTGAGAGGAcgtctcccaattccccacaatccaatgggattgctgaaaggaaaaaaccgtactctaacagatttggttaacgccttgttagatgtttcgggtttatctaaggaatggtggggggaggctatattgactttgtgtcatgtcctaaaccgtgttccaaccaagaataaagagattaccccttatgaggaatgggaaaagaaaagaccatcactctcctacctacgaacttggggctgtttggctaaagtgaatttgccaatcaccaagaagCGAAAGGTTGGACCAAAAATCGTGGACTGTGTCTTTCGTGGCTATgttgcccatagcattgcttatagatttcttgtggtgaaatctggagtggacgacatgaatgttggcaccatctttgaatcaagagatgctacattctttgaggatatatttcctatgagagatatgcatggcatgtctagttgggaatctgatccaatacatgaaactcctatggagtctgatgaggaatctgatgatgagagttcagattctgatgaagatgacaatgaagctcccacaaggagtaagagacaaaggattgcaaattcttttggtaatgatttcattgtgtatcttgtggatgatactcccactaccatttcagaagctctcgcatctcctgatgcgGACTatcggaaggaagcggttcaaagcgagatggattccatcttggctaatggaacgtgggagttaaccgagcatccttatgggtgcaaactctgtaggatgtaaatgggtatttaagaagaagcttcgagctgatggtactattgataagtacaaagctcggcttgtagccaaaggctatacccaaaaggaaggcgaagatttcttcgatacttactcacctgtggcgagattgaccaccattcgagtactactgtcattgggtGCCTCACAcgatcttctcgttcatcaaatggatgttaagacggctttcctaaatggagagttggacgaggaaatttacatggaacagcctgatggtttcgtactagaaggtcaagaaagaaaggtgtgtaaattaaagaaatctttgtatggtctcaaacaagcacccaaacaatggcatgagaagtttgaaagagctttgacatctgtgggctttgttgtcaatgaagctgacaaatgtgtgtattaccgccatggtgggggtgagggagttatcctttgcttgtatgtggatgacatactaatttttgggacaagtctcaaagtgattgaggaggtaaaaaccttcttatcttaGTGTtttgagatgaaagatcttggagaagctgatgttatattgaacatcaagttattgagagatgagaataatgggattactcttgtgcaatctcattatgttgagaaggtattgagcagatttggctatgctgattgcaaatcttctctcacaccttatgatcctagtgtcttgcttcgaaagaatgaaaaggcaactaaagatcaattgagatactctcaagtCATTGATTCACTCATGTATTCatcttgcgctacgaggcctgatatctcgtttgctgtatgcaaacttagccggtttgtggccaacccgggagatgatcattggcatgctcttgagagaatgttgcgctatctaaagggaaccatgagttatggaattcactataccgggtatccaagaggacttgaagggtatagtgattccaattggatttcagatgctaagatgaaggccacaagtggatatgttttcacacttggtggtggcgctgtttcctggaagtcttgcaagcagagcatcttaacgaggtcaactatggaagcagaactcacagcattagatacagctactgtcgaagcagaatggcttcgtgagctcttgatggacttgcctatggttgaaaaaccaataccggtcatcctcatgaactgtgataatcaaattgtgattattaaagtgaaaagttctaaggatcatatgaaaagttccaaacatatcaagaggagattgaagtctgtcagaaaactgaagaactccggagtgatagcattggattatgtccaaagtgctaaaaatctggtagatcctttcacaaaagtactatcaagaaacatgatagaccttgcatcgagggagatggatttgagacccacttgagttgccgagagggtaacccaacctatgtgatcggaaattccgtgaactaggaTCTGGGAAAATAAATcggagcaactgagttgagagaaaatttaatacttccactccgctgcagatgcaattctctcatagctactgtaaggcaggttgacaatgtcttaatgtgttctgagcggctcttgatgagcgaagacgatgtcctacagggcgatctttgaagaacacacctatacgagtgacactactggtcatagtgtgggagatttgggtgaatctctagtaagctcatgaagggccgaggagtatgacttataagctccacctgaagggaaggctatggtagcctagtatcTTGCCGACATTGAGTAAAACTtactgcacaaagactgacaattcaaggcatagtccattgttcagttgtagtcaagcgtaactccttgtctaggtggaagttcaacttaacagtctccactgaagtgcaggtatattaaacagtaaatgaaactaatgtgtcatctgatgtgcatatgagatctggtgggggattgttgaatgtagatgggctgcagcccagtaaggcagcccatgtaatctacaattcctgaaatctcaaggcacatcacattggcagcttgggacagtcttgggggacaaagtttagtcccacattgctagttgggagtgagttggagtggtatataaaggCTGATGTTCTAgttcttccaagtgagtgagaatagaaggagccctcgcgcactcctcctcctccgcccgccccgcctcggctcggcacgtcacgtcacgcacgcacgcacgtcgcgtttcgtgactcgagttcgagttcgagacacactcaaggaagcctaaattttttgcttggtgcaccaactgagttgggtacgtgtcgacctgcatgtgcatgctcgccacgtttccctggcttcctacgcgtggcaacgtggtcgggtcggctctcctcccaggctatacaaggagacagatcagatctggagaataCAGCTCTCAGAACTCTCCAGTCCATCTCTCTCACGAAGTTTTTTTTGTTGCGCTACTCTCCAGTcttcccatcccggcgactgcgtgcacagccgtccgggagagcaggcctccgaaaccccgtctgttgagatcctgcaccgggagacgggcgataaggtttttggggagcgtctcggcgcgactgctcgctgttgttcgtgttcttcttcgccggttcgactgcttcatcgacgacttgggctacaccatgggcgacatcaacaatacccatggtggtgatgctgctgctggtgcgaccttcccggtcgcgatgtacgtgcttttcctctcctaccttgcactgctacttgttccatgttcagatctgatcatgtgcttagtctgatgtgtgtggttaagtatgcttgtgcatctaaatgttgctttcggtaattaaactcacacggaaattgcaggTTCTCGTGTCGTTTGATCCTTGGTGGTCTCAACATACAACTATCTTACTATCCATCAAGTCTAGTTTTGTTGACAGCAAGAAAAGATCGAACCACTACAGCTGTCAAATTGCCTGTAAACAATACTTACACGCACAAATAAAATTCCCTTTAGCAGTCAGGTGCACTGAAACTGAACGTGACACAAAGTTCATACAACTCTGTTACTCTGgtagtactttttttttcttAGAATATCCTCCCAATACTTAAACTTGATAACGTGCGAATGTGTAGCTCTTAAATCTGGTACTACTATAACGTTGCAGGAAATACAAATctcaaatttaaatttgaaagcgTCAGAAGTGACATAAAAAGCCGCATCCTACGGAGAAATCGAGATATCAGCTGAAGCAGTTCGAACTGCGTGATGCTACATGGAAACACCGGAACGTGAAGACCCATCCTCGTCTAGCAGACAACCAGACCGGAGCATACGCCGCTGATAGAGAGCCAGTGAACGGATCAGTGGACGTTGACGGCGAGCTTCATGCCGCCCTGGCAGTGCCCCTCGACGCCGCAGATGAAGAACCACTTCCCGGCCTTCGTCAGCGACAGCTTGTCGTCGCCGCTGGTGAACGTCGGCGCGTTGCCCGGCACGGAGCAGGAGGCGAAGCTCCGCTCGTCCACCACTACCACGTCGTGGTCGCCCTCCCCCGACGAGTAGAGGAACTCTGCACGCGCAAAATCGACGAGTTCAGTGATGGCACAGCTCAGATTCACGCCGATCGAGCGTGTCGAACGGTTGCTGTCACGTACCGAGCGTGTCGCCGACTCTGAACTTCTTGCCGTCGGCCCAGGCGCCGTAGTCGATCCCGAGGTCCCAGCCGGAGCTGTCCCCGACAGTGTACGACGCTGCGGAGGCCGTCGCCGGGAGCAGAGCTGCCACGGCGACGATGGCGGCCAGGGCGGCGAGCAGCGTGATCGCGGAAGATGCCATTGGGCGGAGCTTTGGTAGTGGTTGTTCTTCTACGCCGA contains:
- the LOC124700786 gene encoding basic blue protein-like, with product MASSAITLLAALAAIVAVAALLPATASAASYTVGDSSGWDLGIDYGAWADGKKFRVGDTLEFLYSSGEGDHDVVVVDERSFASCSVPGNAPTFTSGDDKLSLTKAGKWFFICGVEGHCQGGMKLAVNVH